From a region of the Lactuca sativa cultivar Salinas chromosome 4, Lsat_Salinas_v11, whole genome shotgun sequence genome:
- the LOC122197551 gene encoding uncharacterized protein LOC122197551, with protein MPYPDADLVSSSNNRLIVEELDYDISNLKNEFDRLFVSLTDEQRNIFLDIMAKVKNNKGGVFFIYGYGGTGKTFLWKTISVAIRSQGEIVLNVASSGIASLLLIGGRTAHSRFNIPINLTEDSFCKINPKSDLASLVRKASLIIWDEAPMVHKHAFEALDRTLKDILRLVDPKNSNIPFGGKVVVFGGDFRQILPVVPGGSRQNIVNASLSSSYLWQQCKVHKLTKNMRLTVGGDSSAVHRITGFSNWLLDIGEGNLGSPNDGEAIVDIPEDILINDPCDPIGSLIKFVYPSILENFNIAGYFQERAILAPKNEVVQEINDRLLKLIPGETKEYLSSDSLCQSEFVHDQFDGNLYSPDVLNGLKISGMPNHNLILKVGVPVMLLRNIDQKNGLCNGTRLQVVSLGKRVIEAVIISGSNIGNRNFIPRMSLTPTENKIPFKFQRRQFPLAVCFAMTINKSQGQSLSKVGLFLKDPVFTHDQLYVALSRVQSREGLKLLILDNHGRLSNKTSNVVYKEVFRNL; from the coding sequence ATGCCTTACCCAGATGCTGATTTGGTTTCATCTTCAAACAATCGTTTGATAGTCGAGGAGCTAGATTATGACATATCAAATTTGAAGAATGAGTTTGATCGGCTCTTTGTTTCATTAACCGACGAGCAACGCAACATTTTTCTTGATATAATGGCTAAGGTTAAAAATAATAAGGGAGGTGTATTCTTTATTTATGGTTATGGTGGAACTGGTAAGACATTTCTCTGGAAGACAATTTCTGTAGCAATTAGATCCCAAGGAGAGATTGTTTTAAACGTTGCTTCAAGTGGGATTGCTTCATTATTATTGATTGGAGGTAGGAcagcacactctcggtttaatatTCCCATAAATCTTACCGAGGAttctttttgtaaaataaatCCAAAGAGTGATCTTGCGAGTTTAGTAAGAAAAGCCTCATTGATCATTTGGGATGAAGCACCAATGGTACACAAGCATGCATTTGAAGCTTTAGATCGAACTTTGAAGGATATATTAAGACTTGTCGATCCTAAAAACTCAAATATTCCATTCGGAGGGAAAGTGGTTGTTTTTGGAGGTGATTTTAGACAAATTCTACCTGTTGTTCCGGGTGGCAGTAGACAAAATATTGTTAACGCTTCTTTAAGTTCTTCGTATTTATGGCAACAGTGCAAAGTCcataaattaacaaaaaacatGAGGTTAACTGTTGGCGGCGATTCATCTGCTGTTCATCGAATAACGGGTTTTTCAAATTGGCTTTTGGACATAGGAGAAGGTAATCTTGGTAGTCCGAATGATGGTGAAGCAATTGTTGATATTCCAGAAGACATTCTCATTAATGATCCATGTGATCCTATTGGTTCATTAATCAAATTTGTATATCCTTCCATTCTTGAAAACTTCAACATTGCGGGTTATTTTCAAGAAAGAGCAATACTTGCTCCCAAGAATGAAGTTGTCCAAGAAATAAATGATCGGTTGCTAAAATTGATTCCAGGAGAGACAAAAGAATATTTAAGTTCAGATAGCCTCTGCCAATCTGAGTTTGTCCATGATCAGTTTGATGGAAATTTATACTCACCTGATGTTTTAAATGGTCTTAAAATCTCAGGTATGCCAAACCATAATCTCATTTTAAAAGTCGGTGTTCCAGTTATGTTATTGAGAAACATTGATCAGAAAAATGGCTTATGCAATGGCACTAGACTACAAGTTGTATCATTGGGAAAACGAGTAATCGAGGCAGTTATCATATCTGGAAGTAATATTGGAAACCGGAATTTCATTCCAAGAATGTCTTTAACTCCTACTGAAAACAAAATCCCATTCAAATTCCAAAGAAGACAATTTCCATTGGCTGTATGTTTTGCAATGACAATTAACAAGAGCCAAGGCCAGTCTTTATCGAAGGTTGGATTGTTTCTCAAGGATCCTGTTTTTACACATGATCAATTGTATGTTGCTTTATCTAGAGTTCAAAGTAGAGAGGgattaaaattgttaattttagatAACCATGGTAGACTATCAAATAAAACATCCAATGTCGTGTATAAAGAAGTTTTTAGAAATTTATAA
- the LOC111896347 gene encoding uncharacterized protein LOC111896347, giving the protein MNAMDARERRRNRKLYLDNRKSKKRCTTSSSLVQIVLQNLQMLKRGEKLESNCIFNNNLQTPISINKHNSMFVNSTTSGNRSTIIQNSSSIKLPRGKHQLKRKTPDISSIPVFDLTLDEESNHDHIVEDKFRDYLDHGDEIVICQICHAKLWLDESLRGQKKAIRLIPYVVVTENGPRSASTSSSRSYDLQIIEFLKDMLDSNNALVKSYRMVRNSLHDNPVANLKLRLIGKEEQDGRTYNLPTSSEVAALIVGDICDSIEKRDIIVETSSGLLKRISELHPSYLALQYPLLFPYGDDGYKVDILHRGITSSSNSKRPTCTMREFFAYRIQDRDQSFSLLLNAKRLFQQFLVDGYTMIESERLFFIRKQQKILRCESYENLRNHQVRGSTYISNVGQRVILPSSFTGGARYMMQNYLDAMSLCKWFGYPDFFITFTCNPKWPEVQRFLKDTPLHPEDTPDILCRLFKIKLDAFIKDLRENEIFGKVQAVVYIIEFQKRGLPHSHICLFMHSDYKLPTVEYIDPIISAEIPNIEEDPELYSLVREFMIHGPCGAENLNCPCMVDRKCSKKFPKQFCNHTSVDSDGFPLYRRRNDGHFVEKSGVQLDNRNVVPYNKYLLKRYQAHINVEWCNQGSSIKYLFKYINKGPDRATVAMEPSNNDSDNNDAVDEIKEYYDCRYISACEASWRIFSYDVHYRYPAVIRLPFHLPGQQQVVYEADDDIEDVLDQPSVASSMFTSWMKCNEINKDAQKLTYVEFPIKFVWKPKLNIWKPRKIGYSIGRIHSVSPKVGEAYFLRILLNKVKGPKSFEEIRTINGEICSFKDACYNLGLLDDDKEYIEAIKEASVYGSGFYLRFLFATMLLSNSLCKPEIVWENTWEYLSDGILYSQQKRLNSPVFIIQVYH; this is encoded by the exons atgaatgcAATGGACGCTAGAGAGAGAAGAAGAAACAGAAAGTTATATTTGGAtaatagaaaatccaaaaaacgTTGTACTACATCATCATCTCTC GTTCAAATAGTACTACAGAATCTACAAATGCTAAAGAGAGGAGAAAAATTAGAAA gCAATTGTATATTCAATAATAACCTTCAAACACCAATATCTATTAACAAACACAATTCAATGTTTGTGAATTCCACGACATCCGGTAATCGTTCGACAATAATCCAGAATTCTTCATCAATCAAGTTACCAAGAGGAAAACATCAATTAAAAAGGAAGACTCCAGATATATCCTCTATACCTGTTTTTGACTTGACATTAGATGAAGAAAGTAATCATGATCATATTGTCGAAGATAAATTTCGCG ATTACTTGGATCATGGAGACGAGATTGTTATATGTCAGATTTGTCATGCAAAATTATGGCTAGATGAATCGCTTAGAGGACAAAAAAAGGCAATACGTCTTATTCCTTATGTTGTGGTTACGGAAAA TGGACCAAGGAGCGCTTCTACATCAAGTTCAAGGTCATATGATCTCCAAATTATAGAATTTTTGAAGGATATGTTAGATTCAAACAATGCGTTAGTCAAGTCTTATAGGATGGTAAGAAACAGTCTTCATGATAATCCTGTTGCTAACTTGAAGTTAAGATTAATCGGAAAAGAAGAACAAGATGGAAGGACGTATAACTTACCAACTTCTTCTGAGGTAGCCGCTTTAATTGTCGGTGACATTTGTGATTCAATTGAAAAAAGAGACATCATTGTTGAAACCTCATCAGGATTACTAAAGCGTATCAGTGAATTACATCCTTCTTACCTTGCTCTTCAATATCCATTACTATTTCCATATGGCGATGATGGTTACAAAGTTGACATCCTTCATAGAGGTATTACATCTTCAAGTAACAGCAAGCGCCCGACCTGTACTATGAGAGAATTTTTCGCTTACAGAATTCAAGATAGAGATCAATCGTTCTCACTACTTCTTAATGCAAAAAGGTTGTTCCAACAATTTTTGGTTGATGGTTATACAATGATTGAAAGCGAGCGATTATTTTTCATACGTAAGCAACAAAAAATTCTTAGATGTGAGTCTTATGAGAATCTGCGTAATCACCAAGTACGTGGTAGTACATATATTTCGAACGTTGGTCAACGTGTGATTTTACCTTCTTCATTTACCGGTGGTGCACGTTATATGATGCAAAACTATTTGGATGCCATGTCGCTATGTAAATGGTTTGGATATCCAGATTTTTTCATAACCTTTACGTGTAATCCAAAATGGCCAGAAGTTCAAAGGTTTCTTAAGGACACTCCACTTCATCCTGAAGATACACCGGATATATTATGTAGGTTATTTAAGATAAAGTTGGATGCATTTATTAAAGATTTAagggaaaatgaaatttttggcaagGTTCAAGCag TGGTTTATATAATTGAATTTCAAAAACGAGGTCTGCCTCATAGTCATATATGTTTGTTTATGCATTCTGACTACAAGCTTCCTACAGTTGAATATATCGATCCCATTATTTCTGCTGAGATTCCAAATATCGAAGAAGATCCAGAATTATATTCACTTGTCAGGGAGTTCATGATTCACGGTCCATGTGGAGCTGAAAATTTGAATTGCCCATGCATGGTGGACAGAAAGTGTTCTAAAAAGTTTCCAAAGCAATTCTGTAATCATACTTCAGTTGATTCAGATGGTTTTCCCTTATATAGGAGAAGAAATGATGGACATTTTGTTGAAAAATCTGGTGTTCAGTTAGATAATAGGAATGTTGTTCCATACAACAAATATCTATTAAAAAGATATCAGGCACACATTAATGTTGAATGGTGCAATCAGGGATCTTCTATaaagtatttatttaaatatataaacaaGGGTCCTGATAGAGCGACTGTTGCTATGGAGCCAAGCAATAATGATTCTGATAACAATGATGCAGTGGATGAAATCAAAGAATACTATGATTGTAGATATATATCTGCATGTGAAGCATCATGGCGGATTTTTAGTTATGATGTTCATTATAGGTATCCTGCTGTGATTAGACTACCTTTTCATCTTCCTGGTCAACAACAAGTTgtatatgaggcagacgacgatATTGAAGATGTTCTTGACCAGCCTTCAGTTGCTTCTTCAATGTTCACATCTTGGATGAAGTGTAATGAAATCAATAAAGATGCACAGAAACTTACATATGTTGAATTTCCTATAAAGTTTGTTTGGAAACCTAAACTTAATATTTGGAAGCCAAGGAAAATTGGATATTCTATTGGTAGAATTCACTCGGTTTCACCTAAGGTTGGCGAAGCGTATTTTTTAAGAATTCTTTTAAATAAAGTGAAAGGTCCAAAATCCTTCGAAGAAATTCGCACAATCAATGGTGAAATATGTTCTTTTAAAGATGCATGCTATAATCTGGGCCTTTTGGATGATGACAAAGAATACATCGAAGCAATTAAGGAAGCAAGTGTTTATGGATCTGGTTTTTATCTACGTTTCTTATTTGCTACGATGttattgtccaatagtttgtGTAAACCAGAGATTGTGTGGGAAAACACATGGGAATACCTTTCAGACGGAATTCTTTATTCTCAACAAAAGAGATTAAACTCTCCAG TATTTATCATACAAGTTTATCACTAA